In Pyxicephalus adspersus chromosome 12, UCB_Pads_2.0, whole genome shotgun sequence, a genomic segment contains:
- the MAX gene encoding protein max isoform X3, protein MSDNDDIEVESDADKRAHHNALERKRRDHIKDSFHSLRDSVPSLQGEKASRAQILDKATEYIQYMRRKNHTHQQDIDDLKRQNALLEQQVRALEKAKSNSRLQSNYSSSDSSLYTNPNGSAISAFDGGSDSSSESEPEEPQSRKKLRMEAS, encoded by the exons GCAGACAAGAGAGCACATCACAATGCACTGGAACGTAAGCGAAGGGACCATATCAAGGATAGTTTTCACAGTTTAAGAGACTCTGTACCTTCCCTCCAAGGGGAAAAG GCCTCGCGGGCTCAAATTCTGGATAAAGCAACAGAGTATATTCAGTATATGAGGAGAAAAAATCACACACACCAGCAAGATATTGATGATCTAAAGAGACAGAATGCTCTGTTAGAACAACAAG TTCGTGCTCTGGAGAAAGCAAAATCAAATTCACGGCTTCAGTCAAATTATTCTTCATCTGACAGCAGCCTTTACACCAATCCTAATGGCAGCGCCATATCAGCCTTTGATGGAGGATCTGATTCCAGCTCAGAGTCAGAACCCGAAGAGCCCCAAAGCAGGAAAAAACTACGGATGGAAGCAAGTTGA
- the MAX gene encoding protein max isoform X1 produces the protein MCSAIFLPSMEETSRFYSSADKRAHHNALERKRRDHIKDSFHSLRDSVPSLQGEKASRAQILDKATEYIQYMRRKNHTHQQDIDDLKRQNALLEQQVRALEKAKSNSRLQSNYSSSDSSLYTNPNGSAISAFDGGSDSSSESEPEEPQSRKKLRMEAS, from the exons gaagaaaCCTCAAGATTTTACTCCTCG GCAGACAAGAGAGCACATCACAATGCACTGGAACGTAAGCGAAGGGACCATATCAAGGATAGTTTTCACAGTTTAAGAGACTCTGTACCTTCCCTCCAAGGGGAAAAG GCCTCGCGGGCTCAAATTCTGGATAAAGCAACAGAGTATATTCAGTATATGAGGAGAAAAAATCACACACACCAGCAAGATATTGATGATCTAAAGAGACAGAATGCTCTGTTAGAACAACAAG TTCGTGCTCTGGAGAAAGCAAAATCAAATTCACGGCTTCAGTCAAATTATTCTTCATCTGACAGCAGCCTTTACACCAATCCTAATGGCAGCGCCATATCAGCCTTTGATGGAGGATCTGATTCCAGCTCAGAGTCAGAACCCGAAGAGCCCCAAAGCAGGAAAAAACTACGGATGGAAGCAAGTTGA
- the MAX gene encoding protein max isoform X2, translating into MSDNDDIEVESDEETSRFYSSADKRAHHNALERKRRDHIKDSFHSLRDSVPSLQGEKASRAQILDKATEYIQYMRRKNHTHQQDIDDLKRQNALLEQQVRALEKAKSNSRLQSNYSSSDSSLYTNPNGSAISAFDGGSDSSSESEPEEPQSRKKLRMEAS; encoded by the exons gaagaaaCCTCAAGATTTTACTCCTCG GCAGACAAGAGAGCACATCACAATGCACTGGAACGTAAGCGAAGGGACCATATCAAGGATAGTTTTCACAGTTTAAGAGACTCTGTACCTTCCCTCCAAGGGGAAAAG GCCTCGCGGGCTCAAATTCTGGATAAAGCAACAGAGTATATTCAGTATATGAGGAGAAAAAATCACACACACCAGCAAGATATTGATGATCTAAAGAGACAGAATGCTCTGTTAGAACAACAAG TTCGTGCTCTGGAGAAAGCAAAATCAAATTCACGGCTTCAGTCAAATTATTCTTCATCTGACAGCAGCCTTTACACCAATCCTAATGGCAGCGCCATATCAGCCTTTGATGGAGGATCTGATTCCAGCTCAGAGTCAGAACCCGAAGAGCCCCAAAGCAGGAAAAAACTACGGATGGAAGCAAGTTGA